Proteins encoded within one genomic window of Candidatus Pseudothioglobus singularis PS1:
- a CDS encoding SDR family NAD(P)-dependent oxidoreductase yields MQNYATFKDLEDTSVFITGGGSGIGASITEGFLSQGAKVAFVQRSDCDEFLSKVSSQYKYKPLFIKCDITRTDDLKNAIAHASKVNGGINVLINNAANDTRHTLEEMTSAEWDEAININLKPHFFSAQAVAPMMKSQGGGSIINFSSNSYLTGNAGLPAYVTSKAGITGLTRSLARELGPDGIRVNTLIPGWVLTERQLKLWANEKDLAVTMEKQCIKEHLMPNDLIDSALFLASNASRMMTGQALVVDGGVAVTG; encoded by the coding sequence ATGCAAAATTATGCAACCTTTAAAGATTTAGAAGATACTTCTGTTTTTATAACTGGAGGAGGCTCTGGGATTGGCGCCTCCATTACTGAAGGATTTTTATCTCAAGGAGCCAAAGTAGCCTTTGTTCAAAGGTCTGATTGTGATGAATTTTTAAGCAAAGTTTCTTCACAGTATAAGTACAAGCCATTATTTATAAAATGCGATATTACTCGAACAGATGATCTAAAGAACGCAATAGCTCATGCAAGCAAAGTCAACGGTGGAATAAATGTGCTCATTAATAATGCGGCAAATGATACTCGTCACACGCTTGAGGAGATGACCTCAGCAGAATGGGATGAGGCAATCAATATTAATTTAAAGCCACATTTCTTTTCAGCTCAAGCTGTAGCTCCAATGATGAAGTCTCAGGGTGGTGGTAGCATCATTAATTTTTCATCTAACTCCTATTTAACAGGAAATGCTGGGCTACCTGCTTATGTTACTTCTAAAGCTGGAATTACAGGCCTTACCAGGAGTTTAGCGAGAGAGCTTGGTCCTGATGGAATTAGAGTGAATACGCTGATTCCTGGATGGGTTCTAACTGAGAGACAGTTAAAGCTTTGGGCCAATGAAAAAGATTTGGCAGTTACTATGGAAAAACAATGCATTAAGGAGCACCTAATGCCTAATGATTTAATTGACTCAGCATTATTCTTGGCTTCCAATGCATCTCGAATGATGACTGGACAGGCATTAGTGGTAGATGGCGGCGTTGCAGTTACAGGATAA
- a CDS encoding IlvD/Edd family dehydratase, which translates to MSKTNKRRSSNWYGKMDKDGFIHRSWMKSQGLPDHVFDGRPIIGICNTWSELTPCNAGLRKLAEGVKRGVWEAGGVPLEFPVMSLGETQMKPTAMLFRNLLSMDVEESIRAYGIDGVVLLGGCDKTTPGQLMGAASVDLPTIVVSSGPMLNGKYKGQDIGSGTDVWRFSEEVRAGDMTLKEFMAAETGMSRSSGVCMTMGTASTMASLVEGMGLSLPTNATLPAVDARRMTLAHLSGKRIVEMVEEELNLSKVLTKESFQNAITLNSAIGGSTNSVIHLLALAGRAEIELNLADFEKAEDIPLLVNLMPSGKYLMEDFCYAGGIPAVMDQIRSHIKPANTILNKDITHYFDEAEILNKDVIKTFNAPLKASAGLKVLRGNLAPDGAIIKPAAATEDLLKHEGLAYVFEDIEDMKANIDRPDLPVTKNTILVLKGCGPKGYPGMPEVGNMPIPKVLVEQGVRDMIRISDARMSGTAFGTIVLHVAPEANVGGPISIVETGDRIQINVSQGLLELLVPESEIEKRLKSRKQPKENYTRGYAKLYIDNVMQADKGADLDFLVGKDTRLPSRESH; encoded by the coding sequence ATGAGTAAAACTAACAAACGACGCTCATCAAACTGGTACGGAAAAATGGATAAAGATGGCTTTATTCATCGCAGCTGGATGAAGAGTCAAGGCCTTCCAGACCATGTTTTCGACGGTCGACCAATTATCGGAATATGTAATACCTGGTCAGAGCTTACCCCTTGCAATGCTGGCTTAAGAAAACTAGCAGAAGGAGTAAAGCGAGGTGTTTGGGAGGCAGGGGGTGTGCCTCTAGAGTTTCCAGTGATGTCTTTAGGTGAGACTCAAATGAAACCTACCGCTATGTTATTTAGAAATCTTTTATCGATGGATGTAGAGGAGAGTATTAGAGCATATGGAATAGATGGGGTTGTTCTATTGGGCGGCTGTGATAAAACGACACCTGGGCAACTGATGGGTGCGGCAAGTGTCGATTTGCCAACTATTGTTGTTTCTTCAGGCCCCATGCTTAATGGCAAATATAAAGGACAAGATATTGGCTCTGGTACCGATGTATGGCGTTTTTCAGAAGAGGTAAGAGCTGGAGATATGACATTAAAAGAATTTATGGCTGCTGAAACTGGGATGAGCCGCTCGTCTGGAGTTTGTATGACAATGGGAACAGCTTCTACGATGGCCAGTCTTGTTGAAGGAATGGGCCTTAGTTTGCCAACTAATGCCACACTTCCAGCAGTTGACGCAAGGAGAATGACGCTTGCTCATTTATCTGGAAAAAGAATTGTAGAGATGGTTGAAGAGGAGCTCAACTTGTCAAAAGTTTTAACCAAAGAAAGCTTCCAAAACGCAATCACCCTTAACAGTGCGATTGGTGGATCTACAAATTCAGTTATTCACTTATTGGCGTTAGCAGGAAGGGCAGAAATTGAGCTTAACTTAGCAGACTTCGAAAAGGCTGAAGATATTCCATTGCTAGTCAATCTGATGCCTTCAGGCAAATATCTTATGGAAGATTTTTGTTATGCAGGTGGTATCCCAGCTGTTATGGATCAGATCAGAAGCCATATTAAGCCAGCAAATACAATTCTCAATAAAGACATTACTCATTATTTTGATGAGGCTGAAATATTAAATAAAGATGTCATTAAAACTTTTAACGCCCCTCTTAAAGCATCTGCTGGCTTAAAGGTTCTTAGAGGAAACTTAGCGCCAGATGGTGCAATCATTAAGCCAGCAGCTGCAACAGAAGATTTGCTTAAGCATGAAGGCTTGGCGTATGTATTTGAAGATATTGAGGATATGAAAGCTAATATTGATAGGCCTGATCTTCCTGTTACAAAAAATACAATTCTAGTTCTAAAAGGGTGTGGCCCCAAGGGCTATCCTGGAATGCCAGAAGTTGGCAATATGCCAATCCCTAAGGTACTTGTTGAGCAGGGCGTGAGGGATATGATTCGTATTTCAGATGCACGAATGTCAGGCACAGCATTTGGAACCATAGTTCTTCATGTTGCTCCTGAGGCAAATGTGGGTGGACCGATTTCAATTGTTGAGACTGGCGATCGAATTCAAATTAATGTGAGTCAAGGCTTGCTTGAGCTTCTCGTTCCAGAATCTGAAATTGAAAAGCGCTTAAAATCTAGAAAGCAGCCAAAAGAGAACTACACTCGCGGCTATGCAAAGCTTTATATTGATAACGTCATGCAGGCTGACAAAGGTGCAGACTTAGACTTTCTGGTGGGAAAAGATACCCGCCTACCATCGCGAGAATCACACTAA